From Streptomonospora salina, the proteins below share one genomic window:
- a CDS encoding HAD family hydrolase, which translates to MRGASIYHFARGLAARDLFTTRDLLRFAWGQALFRVSGTEQPQQINAARDAALAFVAGHGVDDLVDLCEGIYDDTMSDRIWEGARRLVERHLMAGERVWLVTATPVELADIIKRRLGLDGALGTVAETVDGVYTGRLVGDLLHGPAKAAAVEALAAREGVDLAHCTAYSDSSNDLPLLHSVGRPNAVNPDDALRAHALANGWPLHEFRTHRTALRVGIPAAAAGAVAGGLAVGVLRRRTRR; encoded by the coding sequence ATGCGCGGCGCGTCGATCTACCACTTCGCGCGCGGACTGGCAGCACGCGACCTGTTCACCACCCGCGACCTGCTGCGCTTCGCCTGGGGACAGGCGCTCTTCCGCGTCAGCGGGACCGAACAGCCCCAGCAGATCAACGCAGCACGCGACGCTGCGCTGGCCTTCGTGGCGGGCCACGGCGTCGACGACCTCGTCGACCTGTGTGAAGGCATCTACGACGACACGATGTCCGACCGCATCTGGGAAGGCGCCCGGCGGCTCGTCGAACGCCACCTCATGGCGGGCGAACGCGTATGGCTGGTCACCGCCACGCCCGTGGAACTGGCCGACATCATCAAGCGCCGGCTCGGCTTGGACGGCGCCCTTGGCACGGTGGCCGAGACGGTCGACGGCGTCTATACCGGCCGACTGGTCGGCGACCTGCTGCACGGCCCGGCCAAGGCCGCCGCGGTCGAGGCGCTTGCGGCCCGCGAAGGCGTGGACCTGGCCCACTGCACCGCCTACAGCGACTCCAGCAACGACCTTCCGCTGCTGCACTCGGTGGGACGGCCCAACGCCGTCAACCCCGACGACGCGCTGCGCGCGCACGCCCTCGCCAACGGGTGGCCGCTGCACGAGTTCCGCACCCACCGCACTGCGCTGCGCGTGGGGATACCCGCGGCGGCGGCCGGAGCGGTCGCCGGCGGTCTGGCCGTGGGCGTGCTGCGCCGCCGCACACGCCGCTGA